The genomic window ATAGAGCCCAACCCACAGCACGTGGCAGCTTACAAAGGTAAGGCTATACCTGCCTGCCTGGCGTATAGTGAGGGTGATCAGTTTGAACAAtgagtttttctgctgttttgtgaaattcatgtttttcttctactttttaaaaCAGAGTTGGTGAATCAAGCTCCAGATCTGCAGAACGTCTCATTTCTTTGGCACCAGCTCACTTCCCTGGAGTACGAACAGCAGGTGAAAGAGAAAGGCGCACATAAGAAATTTGACTTCATCCATATGATTCAGGTAATGGAGTATTGCTTTAATATAGGAGTATTAGCTTTAACTATTCCCTTCATTTCTGCTGCATGCATGAAGTTAGGGGgaccagagctgaacacagttcTCCCATGAGCAATAACTTCTGCAGCAGCCCTACAAACACCTAACCTCATTCCCTATCCACCCTGGTTTCGGTCCCTGGTTTGTACTAGTTTAACTGTGTGTGGTGGGTAATAAAACAGGATGAATCTCAGACCATCGCACATCACAAGGAGACCAACAATTATGCTTTGCTGCCTCAAAAAAAACCTTGGATTTTTTGCCTTATCAGAGTAGTTTGGATGGCACTGAAGGGAAAGGTTGGTGAATGAGCCCCTGTGTCAGGTTTTGGGGTCAGAAATTATGCTGCTCTGTCTCTGATACTGATGACTCTGATGTTTTATGTgccaattatattttgtaaaaatcTGTTATTCCCTCACTTCAgtggcttttatttcattttttcctttattttattttgctttcttttcataagAGCTGATTTCACAACCAGAAAGTGTTTCAGGGGTTTGATGGTTGGGTCAAGGACTAAGTTACAAGTCCCCAGGGCAGCCTTTGAGATGAGCTCTGCTTTGTCCTAGTGCAAATTCCTCAGTGTCTGGAAAAGATCCAGCAGGCCCATGGCCCAGACACAGCTGAGAAATGCCCCTGGTGATAAGGACTGTGGTGGAAAAAAGACTTAACTGCCAGCTTCAAGCaaatgacttgaacttcactcacagacttaactgcaaggttcaagcaaatgatttatttgaacttcacttacagacttaacacgccactattgcaggttttacacatacaatggaggaatgcactattgcaactTTTAAGGCAAAAGTAGgacactattacaaccacaagtgattcacagacaaccacaagcacacacgtgtttacaaattaaagcataaacaatattcacttatccctccaggtaagggctctcaatcccagggaagctacctcaACCGGTGTTCCGATcaagggggggaagggtttccttcacaagccaactgtatggTTGGAGAAgcgactcccccatttccaacctgaatcttagagtttttatcccctgacttgtggaatagtgtgtatgactatgtctgagtggattaggatgtatgcctaaatggattatgtatatctgagtggagtttccccttatctttcctttgctggtctgtgattgtttgaatacacaaggttgtcatttgaaactgaagctgaaaccctcccgttcttttttttcaccttgcttcctcaggcaactgaatagtggttggattgagactcggcatactatttgttaagggattgcaaggctcagttcaggttttggttctttgaatggcccAGCCGCCGCCCTGTTTAggttagggtttatcagacaacccagggtttatcagacaacccagggttaagctgtctacacagctccccgtgagtcgtctctgcagagagccagggcctcaaggcaatccaaggctgggccacttttgtaaccccccatgagtcgcccGTGTGCACTAGACGTGGTGAAACTcctttgtgaactatgagctggacaatccacacaAGGACCAGCCACTGAAACCAGGGGACTCCCCTCTGCACGTGTTTTCCAACCACAAAACTGCACTGGGCTTGACGGGCAGGTCAGCATCTGGCTGGTGGCTGAGGCAGAGCAGAGGGTCCCTGGGTCTGACGTCAGGCTGTTGGTGCTAGTGGAGAGAGGTGATGCTCAGTCCTGTGGGGCATCCCTAAATGTGCGTGCTGGGTCAGGACAGGCTGGGAAGCAACCGGGAAGTAATCTAAAACAACTCTATTAGGGAAAGGGTTCAAGCCTTTGAAGGGCCATTGCACTGTGGAGGAGGAGTAATGGCTGTGTGTAACCATCACTTCTAGATGCTGTACCGTGTGGAGGATATTCCCAATGCTATCAAGTTTTTCCACAGCTGCCTCGACCACCATGGTAAACTCCTGATCATAATTTTATCAGGTAAGAGGGACCTCTTATTTTTTGCTTCATTGCTGGTGTTTTGAAGAGCTTCGAAGTTTGAGAGCCACAGATATTTGTCTCGTGATTTCAGTAGCGCTTATGCTATAGTAATTAAATAAAACAGATACTGTATTTCATAGGGAGCATGTAATCTTGGGCTTAGCCTCTTGGACCCCAGTGTTTGATGGGACCACTTAGACATAGCCTTCGTGCTCTTGCTTCCCTGCTTATGAAGTAGATGAACTGCTCTGTACCTCAAAGAGACCTCCTGCCGTGAAATTACTGGCTAGAGAGAAGTGTGGCTATTCATAAATGAGGGTCAATCCTTCTTCATGGTGaaatcagcactgtaaaaatgcaACTTGAGCTCTGGGAGGACTCATCTTTGGGGCTTTCCCCTCTGCACAGCAATGGCCAAGACCCCAGAAGGACAACGGGTGCTGCCAAGATCTGCGGGCTTTATGGCAGGGTAGGAAAAAAAGGCACTCATCATCATGGCATTTgttaaaaatagtgttttttcCAGCGTGCCATTCATGAATCCCCGGCTCATGGTGCGGTAGATAAAGCACACTTCCCCATGTTTGCCATTAAAACTCCCTCTCACATTGCTGGCAGGCTGTTTCCCTTGCTAGCTGGGAGCAGCTTTTTCAGGTATGTATTCTTCAATGTGGACTTAAAATTGAGGTTCAATATGTAAAAACATCTGCACTATTCAGATGCAAAGGGGCACTTAATAAGTAGCATGCATGTGCAGGCTCAATGTGGTGTTACCTCTGTGTGTACTCTTCCCTCTGGGCAAATCCAGTGCTGGAGACCATCTCCTAGGAGTTTCCTTTAAACAGGAGAGTTTTAGAAGGAGGGCTGAGAGACAGATCACAGTTTTACCCCTCTCCAGGCACAGACTCAAATAAGAAGAAAGCTCTTCTCatgctcctggcaggatctgggCCAGCAGCGAGGGAGCATTTCACACTCATTCAGTAGTTTAGGTGTTTGACTGCCTCGGCTTTGCGAAAGTAACCTTCCCTCTTGCTCTCCAGACAGTAGCGGATGGGCCAGCTTATGGAAGAAGTACAGACACTGTTTGCCTTCCACCGACAGCGGCCACTACATCACCTCCAACAGCATCACGGATGTTTTGAAGAGACTGGGCGTTGAATACCACGTTTATGAGTTCCCATCGGGCTGGGATATCACCGAGTGCTTTATCGAGGGGGACCCCGTCGGAGGCCACATGATGGATTTCCTGACGGGGACGAAAAACTTCCTGGGCACGGCCCCCCCGGGGCTGCGTCGGCAGCTGCAGGAGGCTCTCTGCCAGCCCGAGTGCAGCAGCCAAAAGGACGGGAGGATCATCTTCAGCAACAACTTGAGTATGATTGTGGTTGAATCCTAGAGTCCGGACCACCTGCAGAAGAAAAGTCAGGATGGATACGGGGGCAGTGTGGTCGCAGAAAGGCATAGAGTAGAAAGAAGGCAACTCGCAGGCAAGAAAGCGGGGCTCAGCTGCAGCCTCCCGTTCCCAGCCAGGGTCGGCGGAGCCACCTGCAACACCAGGGATGAGCTCTTTGTCCTGCTGAGGTCAACGGGGCCAAGATTTCACCCCGGCTATTTAGTCCAGCCCTAGGAGAACATTTTCCAGAAAGTAAAGAAAGAGCTCCATCTCGACAAAAGCCTACGTGGACTTGTTTTTTAACAGTATGCATCCTGTCTGTGCTTTTGACGCTGGGATCTCCACTCCTTTATATGGCCAGCATGTTTACATACCTGAAGATATATCTATATGAGCAGGTgttgctctgcagccaggaggAGGCTGCAGTCCCCGTGCTGGCTGTGTACAGACCCACTGCTTCCAGCTGTGCCAGGACAAAACCGCCAAGGTGTCCCCGCTGCTTTGCACCCAAGTAATGTGCCTCCCTGCACCCAGACCTGAGCTGTAAGTTGCTCTGCACTAGGCTATTTCACATGGTTTTATCCGCGTAGGTATTACTGCCCCAAGCATCTCGCAATATAGACacgttttaaaattttttcagcctttttgttTGGAGAATTTTTTTGGATCCCAGGTTGATACTTGCCCTGTGCTCTTTCAGGCAGATATTAATTTTGTTACTTTCTTACTACTGTTTTTCTccatataaaataaaagcaattttaaaccAGAAGTAACACTTGTTCTGTATGTGTGGGCTTACAGAAAATGAAGAGTGAAGAGgttatttagttaaaaaaaaaaaaaaaagcaaaatcctgttTAATGGAAGCATTAAGGGTTTCTTGTAAGTGAGAAAGACGAGACTAAGGCCATGGAAGAGCTGGGTGCGACCTGCACCTCGTCCTTTTGCTGCAGCCATGGGAGGCAGCTTGGCTTGCTCAAAGCAGTGTCGCTGCAGCACAGCAACATAGCACCTACATTACTTAAATATAGTGTATGTGGTTAAGGTGTTAGTATAGGTAATTTAAGACTATTTCCACAGGGTTCTGAGTTCTTCAGAGGGCTAA from Accipiter gentilis chromosome 1, bAccGen1.1, whole genome shotgun sequence includes these protein-coding regions:
- the LOC126039160 gene encoding carnosine N-methyltransferase 2 isoform X2, whose translation is MDPAPEVKRNSFPSMNFEAEILTAPHDNSELYVIPSMRSLTAEEYAEAFKSFLDHSTEHQCMDEFNKEEMPNIVAGLGNGKSTLNVLGVGSGTGEQDLKMIRIMQAAHPGVLIDNEIIEPNPQHVAAYKELVNQAPDLQNVSFLWHQLTSLEYEQQVKEKGAHKKFDFIHMIQMLYRVEDIPNAIKFFHSCLDHHGKLLIIILSDSSGWASLWKKYRHCLPSTDSGHYITSNSITDVLKRLGVEYHVYEFPSGWDITECFIEGDPVGGHMMDFLTGTKNFLGTAPPGLRRQLQEALCQPECSSQKDGRIIFSNNLSMIVVES
- the LOC126039160 gene encoding carnosine N-methyltransferase 2 isoform X1 → MRSLTAEEYAEAFKSFLDHSTEHQCMDEFNKEEMPNIVAGLGNGKSTLNVLGVGSGTGEQDLKMIRIMQAAHPGVLIDNEIIEPNPQHVAAYKELVNQAPDLQNVSFLWHQLTSLEYEQQVKEKGAHKKFDFIHMIQMLYRVEDIPNAIKFFHSCLDHHGKLLIIILSDSSGWASLWKKYRHCLPSTDSGHYITSNSITDVLKRLGVEYHVYEFPSGWDITECFIEGDPVGGHMMDFLTGTKNFLGTAPPGLRRQLQEALCQPECSSQKDGRIIFSNNLSMIVVES